CCTGAGCCGGAGATGACTCCAGGAACTCGTTCAGCTCCCGGCTGAAGTCGGGCAGCGTAACCTCGCCGGCCAGGTCGCCGTTGTACGTCCACAGGATGGGCTCCTTCCCCGTGGCCTGGGCGAAGGGGATCGACGACAGAGGGAGCAGCTTGCCGCCCTCTCGGGTCTTGGGCACGATGAAGTTGTCGTCTTGATCCTTCTCCGGGACGCTCTGGGCGATGACGAACCGCACGTTGGAGGGGTAGCTCTGGCAATCGATCCGGGTCTTCGCCTCGAAATCCGCCTGGCTCAGCGCGTTGGACAGCGTGACCTCGATCTTCTGCGTGAGCAGGTTCAGGGTCTGGCCCGCGCCGAGTGTGATGTGCTCCTCCGCGAAGCGAAGCCCCTCCCAGGGGCGGATCTTGAGCGCGCCGCCGCCCGTGACCGACACGTTCCGTACATTGCGCAGCCCGTGAAAGTCGATGATGTAGACCTTCTCGTCGTTGCTGGCCGGAGATACGGTGGCTCCCCAGAGCGATATATAATCGGCCAGGGGGCGATTCCCAAACGGGAGACCGCGCACGGTAAAGGGCGTCGCGGTGATGATGCTGTTCTTGGGCAGCCCGGCCAGGCCGGGTACCGCGGCCGGGAGCAGCGGGAAAGAGGCCCGCGAGGCTCCCACCGAGGCGACAGCGGGGACGGCGGCGATGACGGCCATCTCCATGAACATCTGAACGGCGGCATCCCCGCTCCACGCGGCCGCGAGGCCACGCGTAGGTGCGCCCATCACCTGAGTGCTCTGCGCGACGGCCTCCTGCGATTGAGCGATCGCCATCTCTTGACTCCTATTAGCTTGCCTTAGAAAAACCACTAAGGCACTAAGACCCTAAGATAGGGAAGGCAAAAGTGCGCTATGGGAAGCTTACGGGTGAGTGTTAAGAAGCGGCCTTGAAATTAATGCTCTTCTTGGTGTCTTAGTGGCTTCGTGGTGTGCTTTTCAAGCATATTCTTGTGTAGGGCGACGCGTGCGTCACCTCTCCTGCTTAGCTGGCCGAGACGAGCAAGTTCACCGTCTCCCCGGAGGGGACCTCCACGCCCTCGCCCGGCTCGCTGCTGATGACCGGGCGTTCCGCGTACTCGGGCGGGGCCGTGTAGCGAACGGCGCCTGTGGCCTCGTCCGTGCTGGTCGTGATGGGGACCGCCTGGCCGTGAGCGTCGAGCACCTGGCCCAACGTCAGCCCACGCCCGGCCAGCAGATCCAGCGCGTCCTGTAGCCCTCTGTTGAACAGATCCGGGACGCGCGGCAGGGCGCCGGCCTCCTCAGCCCGGGGGACCACCACATCGACCACGGCGGCGCCGCCCGGCTGGACCCGCACCCCGCGCCTGACCGTCGCGGAGAACCCGCTGGCAATGGTGGGGGTGACGCGCACATCGTACAGCCCCGGCGGCAGATGGGAGATGACGTATCGTCCGCGCACCCGGCGTCCGAAGTACGTCTGCTCCACGTCGGCGGCGGCGCTGGCCGCGACCGCGCTGATCTCCCCGCCCGTCAGTTCCCGTCCGGGCTCCTCGCCGTCCTCGGCGCGCACGGTCACGACGATCCATCCCGGCCTCTCCGACTCCAGCGCGGCCATCTCCTGATACAGCGCCTGGATGGCATCGATCAGGGCGTTCCACGCCTCGGCCGTGATGGTCTCGTTGGGAGCGACCTCCTTTAGCTCATCAAACACATCAGGCATAACGTTCATGCTCCTTTGTTTTGGATCTGGGCGCGCGCTCCTTCTCTTCACATGTCACGGTTCTCCTGTAGGGGCGGGTCTCAGACCCGCCCCTATACCCACCTCTTAAGAGGGTGGCCTACGGCTGCTCGATGCCGAAGTAGGAATACGCCGCGGCGACCGCGGTGCCCAGCCAGGTCCATCCGGTGTTGAAGACGAGCTCCGGCACCTGGGCGCGCATCACGGCGACCAGGAAGGCCACCAGGCCGATGACGAGCCATACGACCAGGTAGGCCCAGCCGACGATCTCCTGCACGGGCAGAGAGGCCCGCTGAGGGGCGACCACACGGCTCAAGGCCGTCACATTCCGCCGCAACTGGTTGCCGCTCCTATCTCCGGAGGGCGGCTTCAACGCCAGACCCACGGCGACCACACTGCCTACCAGCCCCGTCACCAGGTTGGCGGCCAGCAAGGAGTTGTCGGTATAGGCGACGTTGGGGTTCACGAACGCGTTGTAGATCCCGGCTCCCAGCAGGACGGCATAGATGATCAGCACGGCCAGGGACAGGATGGCGCCGAAGACTTGGGGGGCTTTCTTTGGCATGGGTTTTTCTCCTTGCCACTGTGTGAACAATGGCGGGTTTCTCTGCACAAGAATGATGGTCTTGAATGGATGCTCATCGGGTGCACGGCCTTGCTCCCCTGCGATGAGGGGCCGGCATGCTGGACGCTTGCTTACGTGATTCCGGTCTCCCGCAGGAGCGCCTGTGCCCGTTCGATCAGGACCTGGGCGAAGGACTCGCTCACGGTCAGTGCTCGAGCGATCTCCTCGACGGAGGCGTGAGCCAGCGCGGCCGCGTCCCGAATGCCGGCGGCGCGGAGCCTCTTCGCCCGCGCGGGGCCGATTCCGCTCACCGCCTCCAAGTCTGGGACCTCGGCGATATCCCGGCTGCCGGTCGAGATGGCAACCCGCACCCGGATCGCCCGCTCGACCTCAGGCAGGGGGGCGCCCGGCAACGGGGCCTGGTCGATGACGGTACCCTCGGGGATAGGAGACGACTGCGACGTCTCGCTCCAGCGGAGGATCCGTCCCTCCGTCGCCTCCTCCATGAGGGCTCGCGCCTCGTCTCGGTCCAGACAGATCACGTCGGGCAAGGACGGGCGGGCCACCATCAGCGTGACGGTCGCTCCGTTCGGGATCTCGGTGCCGGGGGCCGGCGACTGGCCGAGCACGATGCCCTCGGGCCGCTCGCTGGAGGCGCCCCGGATCGCCACTCGGAGCTCGACCTGGAACTCCTCGGCGAACTTCTGCAGGATCTCCTCCGCCTCCCTCTGATCCAGACAGATGAGCTCCGGAAGCCCACGCAGCGGCTCGGCGCGCTCGGTGGCGACAACGAGGGCGACGGCGACCCCTTCCGGCGAATAGGTCGCGGAGAGGGCCGCGGGCTTCTGCGCCAGGATCGTGCCCGGAGGGCGATCGCTCGGCGAGGGCTCGATGCTCAGATCCCTCAGTTCCACCTGATTCCGGTCCGCCCACTCCTTCAATCGCTCCTCGACTTGGTCCTCCTCGATGTGGAGGCAGCGCAGGTCCGGGAAGGGCGGCCGGCGGATCATGAGCAGGACGCCTTCCAGCTCCTCCCCGATGGGCGTCCCCTGGGCCGGCCGTTGCCGGATCACCGTGTCGGGGTCGCGCGGGCTGGGATGCCGCCGGAGGCGGATGCGCTCGTCCCAACGGATGTCGAATCGGGCCACGAACTCGCGCAGGCGGTCCTCCGCTTTCTCCCGGGACATGCAGCGCAGCTCCGGCATCCGGGCGACGGCGGCGACCACCAGGGTGACGACCGTGTTGGGGGCCACCTCGGCCCCGGCGGCGGGGCTCTGCTCCAGGACGAGGTTCGCTAGGGCCGGATCGGTCACCCGGCGGGTCTCGACGCGCACGCGCAACCCCGCCTCGGCGAGCATCGCCCGAGCGTCTGATTCCGTGCGCTCCACCACGTCGGGCACGGTTACCCGGGCCAGGCGCCACAGGGCGATGCGCACGGACGTCCCGCGAGGGACCTCGGTCCCGGCCGCGGGCTCCTGGGCGGCGACGCGGCCATCGTCGGAGGCGGCGTCTGTTGGGCGTTCCTCCACGTCTGGGGCGAGCGTCAGCCCGGCGGCTGTCAGCGCGGCTTCCGCCTCTCCTCGCGTCATGCCGATCAGGTTGGGCACGGCCACGCGGCGCAATTGCCAGACGACGATGCGGACCACACTTCCCCGCGGGACCTCTGTCCCCGCGGCCGGCTCCTGGGCGGCGACGCGGCCATCATTGGCCGCCTCGTCTGTGGCTCGCTCGCCGACGTCCGGGTCCGGCTCCAGGCCCACGGCCCGAAGCGCTTCCGCGGCTCCCTCCAGCGTCATGCCCGCCAGGTCGGGGACGACGACATGGGGGAACTTCCACACAGTGATGCGGATCGCCGTCCCCGGGGGCACACGCTCCCCCGGCTCAGGCGACTGTCTCGCCACCCGGTCGTGATCGGCCAGAGTATCCGTCTCCAGTTCCTCGATGGTCGGATCTAAGGTCAATCCGGCGGCCGTCAGCGCGGCTTCCGCCTCTTCCCGGGTCATGCCGGTCAAATCGGGCACGGCCACGCGTTGCGGGATGGCGACCACCAGCCGCACGCGGATCGTCCCTGAGGAGATCTCGGCCCCCGCCGTCGGCTCCTGGGCGACCACCGTGCCGACGCCCTCGGCCCGCTCCTCCTCCGTGATCTCCACGTCCTCCACGGTCAGCGCGTGGTCCTCGGCGAAGCGCCGGATCGCCTCCCGGGCCTCGTCAGGCGAGAGGCCGGCCAGGTCCGGGAAGCGCGGGAAGGAGATGGCGGCCAGCAGGATGTCCACCGCGTGTCCGACCGGCACGACGACGCCCACACCTGGCTCGGTGGAGATCACCGGCTGATCCGGAAAGCGGGGCCAATCCTCGGGATCCAATACGTGCCCGTGGGCCTCCATGACCCGGCCGATGGTCAGGCCGAGCGCCGCCAGGCGATCCAAGGCGGCGGCGAACGAGGCGCCGAACAGACTGGGGATCTCCCGGCGGTCGGTCGCACGCGCCAGAGCGATCTCCACGGTGGCCGGGGTGCCCTCAGCGATGGTGACCTCGGCCGACGCCTCCAGGTAGCCGGTCGTGGGGCGCGGCTCCACCGTCACCGAATACCGGCCGGGCTCCGGGTTGGCGATCAGGTAATAGTCGCCGACGCGCACACCCGGCGGTAGAAGTGCCTCCGGATGGTCCACGGGCGCGGCCGAAACCGCCTCGATCCACGTCGCGGGCACGATATCGCCCGTCACCGCGTCCCGGACGAGGACGAACAGGCTGTTGGGCACGCGCTCGGCCAGGGCGGCGACGTCGTCGTAGAGCTGCAGGATCGCCGCCCGCAACGCGTTCCACCCCTCGGGCATGATCGGGTCGTATCGGACGACGCGAAAGCGGTCGAGTTCTGAACGGCGGTTAGCCATGGGCCACTCCTCGTTGGCGTGGAGCATCTAGCGTGGAGCGTGGGACATGGAGCGAAAATTCGCTCTACGCTCTACGCTTCACGCTCCACGTCCTTTCTTCGCGTTCCAATCCAGGCGCCATGTATGGATCGATGACAGTGGCGGGTCGTCCGCCGTGGCCGGGTAAGTGCGAGTCAGCCAGGGCCGGATGAGCCAGAATACACCCGATGGGGCCTCGTGGAAGTCAGGGTGGTCGCTCACCTCCGCCTGCAGCGATTCGGGCACGAGCACGCAGTCCAGCTCGCCGGCCAGATACGTCTTGATGGCCAGCTCCGGGTCGGCGATGCGCAGGAAGCGGACCTGCTCGATCTGGATCGAGTCGGCCGCGTGCCATAGGGTGTTTCGGGCCAGGATCACCTGCGACGAGTCCATGGCCGTCAGCACGTAAGGGCCGCTGGTCAGGAGAGCGTCCGGTTGGCCCCATTCCTCTCCGGCCTCCTCGACCCGCTCCCTGGGCACCGGGA
This is a stretch of genomic DNA from Chloroflexota bacterium. It encodes these proteins:
- a CDS encoding PASTA domain-containing protein, whose translation is MANRRSELDRFRVVRYDPIMPEGWNALRAAILQLYDDVAALAERVPNSLFVLVRDAVTGDIVPATWIEAVSAAPVDHPEALLPPGVRVGDYYLIANPEPGRYSVTVEPRPTTGYLEASAEVTIAEGTPATVEIALARATDRREIPSLFGASFAAALDRLAALGLTIGRVMEAHGHVLDPEDWPRFPDQPVISTEPGVGVVVPVGHAVDILLAAISFPRFPDLAGLSPDEAREAIRRFAEDHALTVEDVEITEEERAEGVGTVVAQEPTAGAEISSGTIRVRLVVAIPQRVAVPDLTGMTREEAEAALTAAGLTLDPTIEELETDTLADHDRVARQSPEPGERVPPGTAIRITVWKFPHVVVPDLAGMTLEGAAEALRAVGLEPDPDVGERATDEAANDGRVAAQEPAAGTEVPRGSVVRIVVWQLRRVAVPNLIGMTRGEAEAALTAAGLTLAPDVEERPTDAASDDGRVAAQEPAAGTEVPRGTSVRIALWRLARVTVPDVVERTESDARAMLAEAGLRVRVETRRVTDPALANLVLEQSPAAGAEVAPNTVVTLVVAAVARMPELRCMSREKAEDRLREFVARFDIRWDERIRLRRHPSPRDPDTVIRQRPAQGTPIGEELEGVLLMIRRPPFPDLRCLHIEEDQVEERLKEWADRNQVELRDLSIEPSPSDRPPGTILAQKPAALSATYSPEGVAVALVVATERAEPLRGLPELICLDQREAEEILQKFAEEFQVELRVAIRGASSERPEGIVLGQSPAPGTEIPNGATVTLMVARPSLPDVICLDRDEARALMEEATEGRILRWSETSQSSPIPEGTVIDQAPLPGAPLPEVERAIRVRVAISTGSRDIAEVPDLEAVSGIGPARAKRLRAAGIRDAAALAHASVEEIARALTVSESFAQVLIERAQALLRETGIT